In Sparus aurata chromosome 2, fSpaAur1.1, whole genome shotgun sequence, a single genomic region encodes these proteins:
- the LOC115596571 gene encoding uncharacterized protein LOC115596571 — MNLFCFSLEGSMDSLYEAVQSSTDGPPPPIPSRSSSRSCSRSCSRSCSPAVLLDDNTKWGGSGRSISMDMPQMQGTNCNKKKRRTHISKSASDNEALDNPGCNTAVWQPAKSREDLVHIANNHNEEMRKTKHRTETKDGKGAHHSGTKKKEKPPSSQSVHANGVATESKPAVKRSQKPGKKPAGKSGKEASKKSHNATVHSPPSIMSPTMGPHYLDVPYRSDRRPYIGKSSTLPAQENTTPGRCTEIANLPGGATPTHAHHQRWSNPGDSGPAWGTAQHTCRRPLTEYRVYSHDFATAQGKEWEGRQQQGTAQDGSLKRDCKPQIPPRVPRSITDGDLSEPNRYCFKRHNANCLTSCVVRKWASQPIRQAA, encoded by the exons ATGAACCTTTTCTGCTTCTCCCTG GAGGGGTCGATGGACAGCCTGTACGAAGCTGTGCAGAGCTCAACTGACGGCCCACCACCGCCCATCCCCAGTCGCTCTTCCAGCCGCTCGTGCAGTCGTTCCTGCAGCCGCTCCTGCAGCCCAGCGGTCCTGCTGGACGACAACACAAAGTGGGGAGGCTCTGGAAGATCTATCTCTATG gaCATGCCTCAGATGCAGGGGACCAactgcaacaaaaagaaaagaag AACACATATATCCAAATCCGCATCAGATAATGAAGCGCTTG ATAACCCCGGCTGTAATACCGCAGTCTGGCAGCCCGCCAAGAGCCGAGAAGATTTAGTCCACATCGCCAACAATCACAATGAAG AGATGAGGAAGActaaacacagaacagaaacCAAAGATGGGAAAGGAGCTCATCATTCTGGcacaaagaagaaggagaaaccgCCCTCGAGCCAG AGTGTCCATGCCAATGGTGTAGCGACAGAGTCCAAACCTGCTGTCAAAAGAAGCCAAAAGCCTGGAAAGAAACCAGCTGGAAAGAGCGGGAAAGAGGCGTCAAAGAAAAGCCACAATGCCACAG TTCACTCCCCGCCGTCTATTATGAGTCCAACCATGGGGCCCCACTATCTGGACGTGCCATACAGGTCAGACAGGAGACCCTACATTGGCAAGTCCTCCACCCTACCTGCCCAGGAGAACACTACCCCGGGCCGATGCACAGAAATAGCTAACCTCCCTGGTGGAGCGACACCCACCCACGCCCACCACCAGCGCTGGAGCAACCCAGGTGACAGCGGTCCCGCCTGGGGGACCGCCCAGCACACCTGCCGCAGGCCGCTCACAGAGTATCGCGTGTACTCCCACGACTTTGCCACGGCCCAAGGGAAGGAGTGGGAGGGCAGACAGCAGCAAGGGACAGCCCAGGATGGCAGCTTGAAACGGGATTGTAAACCCCAGATTCCCCCAAGGGTGCCGCGATCGATCACAGACGGGGATCTGTCAGAACCAAAT CGATACTGCTTCAAGAGACATAATGCCAATTGCCTCACATCCTGTGTTGTAAGGAAGTGGGCCAGCCAGCCCATCAGACAGGCAGCCTGA
- the samsn1a gene encoding SAM domain-containing protein SAMSN-1a, translating to MLQRAASNVSDKAKSKPKRSTSFGKFEGLRHHSSQAKPEENGTTVLTEEVEIPDQHKSAGLGKKMKAISLTMRRKMGKKHAKTFSEEAGDDTDKDPEAETESVAPAEKDSAKTSNSLESLYSGQSSSSGVTSESNGSGQRDSLRLEEDGSYQGEFCGKARVHTDFVPSPYDTDSLKLKVGDIINIISKPPMGIWTGMLNNKVGNFKFIYVDIVVEKEEEEEAAPKIRQQKLCKRPRPKTLLELLERLNLEEYASALLLNGYQTVEDLLHLQEKHLIELNVKDPEHRRKLLAAAECRYTGDDVREAEEHKSTHILQEEDSDCPRDSGCFIPSECSDSKEDTEPLTDAVES from the exons ATGTTGCAGAGGGCGGCCTCCAACGTGTCGGACAAAGCAAAGAGCAAGCCTAAG CGCTCTACCAGCTTTGGCAAGTTTGAGGGTCTCAGACATCACTCATCACAAGCCAAGCCAGAGGAGAATGGAACAACCGTG CTCACAGAAGAAGTTGAGATCCCGGACCAGCACAAATCAGCCGGACTTGGGAAGAAGATGAAGGCAATCTCACTGACCATGCGCAGAAAAATGGGCAAGAAACACGCCAAGACCTTCTCTGAGGAGGCG GGCGATGACACAGACAAAGACCCAGAGGCAGAGACGGAGAGTGTGGCTCCAGCTGAGAAAGACTCTGCAAAGACAAGCAACTCCTTAGAGAGCCTCTACAGCGGACAGAGCTCCTCGA gcGGTGTGACCAGTGAGTCCAACGGTTCTGGTCAGAGAGACAGTCTGAGGCTGGAGGAGGACGGCTCCTATCAGGGAGAGTTCTGCGGCAAAGCTCGGGTCCACACAGACTTCGTTCCGAGCCCGTATGACACAGATTCCCTCAAACTCAAG GTGGGggacatcatcaacatcatcagtAAGCCTCCAATGGGCATCTGGACGGGCATGCTAAACAACAAAGTGGGCAACTTCAAGTTTATCTACGTAGACATTGTggtggagaaagaggaggaagaagaagcggCTCCCAAGATCAGACAACAGAAGCTGTGCAAAAGACCTCGGCCTAAAACGCTGCTGGAGTTACTGGAGAGACTGAACCTCGAG GAGTACGCCTCTGCCTTGCTGCTGAATGGCTACCAGACAGTGGAGGACCTGTTGCACCTGCAGGAGAAACACCTGATAGAGCTGAACGTCAAAGACCCCGAGCACAGACGCAAGCTTCTCGCTGCTGCTGAGTGCCGCTACACAG GTGATGATGTGAGGGAGGCGGAGGAGCACAAATCCACCCACATCCTACAGGAAGAAGACAGCGATTGTCCCCGAGACTCAGGCTGCTTCATCCCCTCCGAATGTTCAGACAGCAAGGAGGACACAGAGCCGCTCACAGACGCTGTGGAGTCTTAA
- the hspa13 gene encoding heat shock 70 kDa protein 13 — translation MTGEISMIGSVILALFLAGYLGQQYLPPPKPKVIGLDLGTTFCSVGVFLPGSGEVEVIADKEGRKSIPSAVSFTTAAVLSGHEAVDLADSNPQNTIYDAKRFIGKIFEPEVLEQESARYPFKVINNNGSAEFVVSTNRTFTVSPEFIGSRLLLKMKKMAEQHLGVPIQRAVISVPAEFDERQRNYTVRAANLAGLEILRVINEPTAAAMAYGLHKVDVFNVLVVDLGGGTLDVSLLNKQGGMFLTRAMAGNNKLGGQDFSQRLLQYTTERVRQEFGVPPTLKEDIHHLRQAVEAAKLNLTLQPSVTVRVPLHLHTHDSSKSPTGSDPAKVLFQAVITRELFEELNEDLFQKILAPVETVLAEGHLEKHEVDEIVLVGGSTRIPRIRRLISEYFGKEPNTSVDPDLAVVTGVAIQAGIMGGSWPLQVSAIEIPNRHLRKTNFS, via the exons ATGACGGGAGAAATTTCAATGATTG GTTCGGTGATCCTGGCCCTGTTCCTGGCTGGTTACCTGGGCCAGCAGTACTTACCGCCCCCCAAACCCAAAGTGATAGGCCTGGACCTGGGCACCACGTTCTGCTCTGTCGGCGTCTTCCTCCCGGGGAGcggagaggtggaggtgataGCGGAtaaagaggggaggaagagcaTCCCCAGCGCCGTCTCGTTCACCACCGCAGCGGTGCTGTCCGGACACGAAGCTGTGGACCTGGCCGACAGCAACCCCCAGAACACCATCTACGATGCCAAGAGGTTCATCGGGAAGATCTTTGAGCCGGAGGTGCTGGAGCAGGAGAGTGCTCGGTACCCGTTCAAG GTGATAAACAATAATGGAAGTGCAGAGTTTGTGGTCTCCACCAACCGCACCTTCACCGTCAGCCCAGAGTTCATCGGCTccaggctgctgctgaagatgaagaagatggcAGAGCAACATCTGGGTGTGCCCATCCAGAGAGCTGTCATCTCAGTGCCGGCAGAGTTTGACGAGAGGCAGAGGAACTACACGGTCAGGGCCGCCAACCTCGCCG GCCTGGAGATCCTGCGAGTGATCAATGAGCCCACGGCTGCAGCCATGGCCTACGGCCTGCACAAGGTGGACGTGTTCAACGTGCTGGTGGTCGACCTCGGGGGAGGAACCCTGGATGTTTCTCTGCTCAACAAACAGGGTGGCATGTTCCTCACCAGAGCCATGGCAG GGAACAACAAGCTGGGAGGTCAAGACTTCAGCCAGAGGTTGCTCCAGTACACCACAGAGCGAGTCCGACAGGAGTTTGGCGTCCCACCCACTCTCAAAGAGGACATCCACCATCTCCGACAGGCTGTGGAAGCCGCCAAGCTCAACCTCACCCTCCAGCCAAGCGTCACCGTCAGGGTGCCCCTGCACCTTCACACCCACGACAGCTCCAAGTCACCCACAGGCTCTGATCCTGCTAAGGTTCTCTTCCAGGCTGTGATCACACGCGAGCTGTTCGAGGAGCTCAACGAGGACCTTTTCCAGAAGATCCTGGCTCCGGTGGAGACCGTGTTAGCGGAGGGCCACCTGGAGAAACATGAAGTTGATGAGATCGTCCTGGTCGGAGGGTCCACCAGGATACCGCGCATCAGGAGGCTGATCAGCGAGTACTTCGGGAAGGAGCCCAACACATCGGTGGACCCTGACCTggctgtggtcacaggtgtggcCATTCAGGCTGGCATCATGGGCGGCTCCTGGCCTTTACAAGTGAGCGCTATAGAAATCCCCAACAGACACCTGCGCAAGACGAACTTTAGCTAA